In Acinetobacter pittii, one genomic interval encodes:
- a CDS encoding SlyX family protein produces MTKPPYHDDQASFSAPIEDLQVRITFLDDLVEQLNQQLAIQTQEIADLKKQMQFLYQRVESSDLSEGIAPFDPLTNKPPHY; encoded by the coding sequence ATGACTAAACCACCATATCATGATGATCAAGCGTCATTTTCCGCACCCATTGAAGATTTGCAAGTGCGAATTACATTTTTGGATGATTTAGTTGAACAATTAAATCAACAACTCGCTATTCAGACTCAGGAAATAGCTGATTTGAAAAAACAAATGCAATTTCTTTATCAACGTGTGGAATCTTCGGATTTATCAGAAGGTATTGCACCTTTTGATCCATTAACGAATAAACCTCCTCACTATTAA
- the uup gene encoding ATP-binding cassette domain-containing protein, protein MAYITLRDVQLAFGGPALLDGANFNLERGERVCLIGRNGEGKSTLLKLIEGSLLPDSGEVSIQNGLTVSMLAQDVPMDSGKVADIVADGAGEAAEVLRAYHEATDACMLGDMEACDRMGNLQHKLDQLDGWALENKVNALLSKMGLDPNADLADLSGGRKRRVLLARALLTQPDVLLLDEPTNHLDVESIEWLEKFLLDQNNLTLLFISHDRSFVDSIATRIVELDRGILRGYEGNYSRYLELKAQQMEAEEKQNALFDKKLAEEEAWIRQGIKARRTRNEGRVRALKALREESKARRSQQGKVSMATQEANRSGKLVFDIEHLSVSYDDKPLIKDFSILVMRGDRIGLVGDNGVGKTTLIKAILGEIEHGGSVKTGTQLEVAYFDQLRNALDLEKTVMANVSEGSDFVDVNGNRRHIYSYLQDFLFSPERARTPVKALSGGERNRILLAKLLLKPSNLIVMDEPTNDLDMVTLELLEEMLSEYKGTLLLISHDRAFMDNVVTSTWVFDGKGNIAEYIGGYQDYLQQRPDDKVVDQKSDVKKAQAKAEAEKAAAQSNVKKVKLSYKDQRELEQLPAEIEKLEIEQAELSDKLADGSWFVSNADEATKASQRLAEIEEVLLEKLERWDELEQMSKGN, encoded by the coding sequence ATGGCCTATATTACCCTAAGGGATGTCCAACTTGCTTTTGGCGGACCTGCCCTGCTCGATGGCGCGAACTTTAATCTAGAACGTGGCGAACGAGTCTGTTTAATTGGTCGTAATGGTGAAGGTAAGTCTACTTTACTTAAACTGATCGAGGGAAGCCTATTACCAGATTCTGGTGAAGTTTCCATTCAAAATGGTTTAACAGTTTCAATGTTAGCCCAAGACGTTCCAATGGATTCTGGCAAAGTTGCTGACATTGTGGCTGATGGTGCAGGAGAAGCTGCCGAAGTACTCAGAGCTTATCATGAAGCAACTGATGCTTGTATGCTTGGCGACATGGAAGCGTGTGACCGTATGGGGAACCTACAGCACAAGCTCGACCAACTAGACGGCTGGGCACTCGAAAATAAGGTCAATGCCCTATTAAGTAAAATGGGACTCGACCCAAATGCGGATTTGGCAGATCTTTCAGGTGGACGTAAACGCCGTGTTTTACTCGCTCGTGCTCTTTTGACACAACCGGACGTATTACTTCTAGACGAACCGACGAACCATCTAGATGTTGAAAGTATTGAATGGTTAGAAAAATTCCTACTCGATCAAAATAATTTAACACTTCTATTTATTTCGCATGACCGCTCTTTTGTAGACAGTATTGCAACTCGTATTGTTGAACTTGATCGTGGCATCTTACGTGGCTATGAAGGTAACTATTCACGCTATTTGGAGCTTAAAGCTCAGCAAATGGAAGCAGAAGAGAAACAAAATGCTTTATTTGATAAAAAATTAGCTGAAGAAGAAGCTTGGATTCGCCAAGGGATTAAAGCTCGCCGTACCCGTAATGAAGGTCGTGTGCGTGCCTTAAAAGCTTTACGTGAAGAATCGAAAGCCCGCCGTTCACAACAAGGCAAAGTGAGCATGGCGACTCAAGAAGCAAATCGCTCTGGTAAATTGGTATTTGATATTGAGCACTTAAGCGTATCTTATGATGATAAACCGCTTATTAAAGATTTCTCTATACTTGTCATGCGTGGTGACCGTATTGGCCTAGTAGGTGATAACGGTGTCGGTAAAACCACCTTAATTAAAGCCATTTTAGGTGAAATCGAGCACGGTGGCTCTGTTAAGACAGGTACACAGTTAGAAGTTGCTTATTTTGATCAATTACGTAATGCCTTAGACCTTGAAAAAACAGTAATGGCAAACGTTTCAGAAGGTTCTGACTTTGTTGATGTAAATGGTAACCGCCGTCATATCTACAGCTATTTACAAGATTTCTTGTTCTCACCTGAACGCGCACGCACACCGGTAAAAGCTCTTTCTGGTGGTGAGCGTAACCGTATCTTGCTTGCTAAATTACTGCTTAAACCATCGAACCTGATTGTGATGGACGAACCAACCAATGACTTGGATATGGTGACTCTAGAGCTTCTTGAAGAGATGCTTTCTGAATATAAAGGCACTTTGTTGCTCATTTCGCATGACCGTGCATTTATGGACAACGTCGTAACATCAACTTGGGTCTTTGATGGTAAAGGCAATATTGCAGAGTACATTGGTGGCTACCAAGACTATTTACAGCAACGTCCAGATGATAAAGTCGTAGACCAAAAGTCTGACGTTAAAAAAGCTCAGGCAAAAGCCGAAGCTGAAAAAGCCGCAGCACAAAGTAACGTTAAAAAGGTCAAACTGAGTTATAAAGACCAACGTGAACTTGAGCAACT